Genomic DNA from Niallia circulans:
AATGTGGGATATACCATCATGTAAAGCCCGACTCCATCCTCCCCGATAAACCGGGCAATAACGATGCGATTGATGAAACCTAAGACTCTTGTGATGAGCCCTGCTGCTAGCAGTATTATGGTGCCTTGTAAAAACTTAGACATTCTATTTCCCTGCCTTCTCAAATAACGAATAATGCTATACAATTAACTATATGCATCCATGTGGACAAAGCATGACAAGTATATAAATGAATTTTAAAAGAATAGCAGGCTTGAAAATAAGGGGGAACGCTGCCATTACATTAATGGTATACAAGGTGTTTATGATTCGAGATAAAGGACCATCATGTTAAAGGAGCTGTTATGAAAGATGCCATCAGAGCATTTATATGATCATTTTCGCCATCAAGTAAAGCCAGCGCTAAAGAGCAAGCTGGAGGAATTCCATCTGTTAGGCTATGATACGATTGATGAGGGTGAATTATGGTTTTTCTTAACAAAGAAGAAGTGGAAGAAGCCGTCAAGTGATTACAGAATTGCAGAAATTGTCCAGGATGTGATGAATGTTAAGGTCGTTGATTTTATGAATTTTGCGACATTGGAAGCTTATAAGGCAGAGGACTATTTTGCAACACTAACAAGTGAGGAGAAAAAGGAGCTGCTTAAGTAGATTCTTACCTGCTAATTGTGAAGTTTTTGTGAAGACAATCGATAATTTTTAGTACAAATTGACAGCAATCATAAACTGTTTCATAATGTTTTATTATAGAAGAAGAATATTTCACCATCTCTATCTATTAAGGATTTTTAGAATATTGCTTGCCGTCCTGCTAGCTGTAAGGATGGCTTAAGCTTGTCAAGGTGTGTTTCATAATGCTTGCAGAAAGATTAGTATACACCTTTAAGAACCAAGGAGGAAAAATACATAATGGTAAAGCGGAGCAGAATAGTTGCCTTCCTATTAATCGTAGTTGTGTTTGCAGGGTTAATGGGAGGAACAACAAATAATATTTTAAAGAATATTAAACTTGGTCTCGATCTTCAAGGGGGCTTTGAGGTTCTTTATCAAGTGGAACCAATTGACAAAAGCCAGAAGATTAATGAGGAGATACTTAACAGTACTGCTAAAGCACTGGATAAAAGGATTAACGTTCTTGGTGTAAGTGAACCAATTATCCAAATCGAAGGAAAGGACCGCGTCCGCGTCCAGCTTGCAGGTGTAACAGACCAGAATAAGGCACGGGAGCTTTTGTCAACAGAAGCAAACCTGTCATTCCGTGATATTAATGATAAAGAGCTGATGGATGGTTCTGATTTAGTCGAAGGCGGTGCTGCCCAGGCTTTTGATGAAAACGGAAAACCGAGTGTTACCCTTAAGCTTAAAAGTGCAGAAAAATTTAAAGATGTAACAACAGAAGTGCTTGGAAATCCACTCGTCATTTGGCTTGATTTTGAAGATGGCGATTCCTATGCAGACGAAGCAGCAAAAGCAGATCCAAAATACTTGTCTAATCCGATGGTTAGCAATGTATTAAATACAGATACTGTCTCTATCACAGGAAACTTCACAGTGCAGGAAGCTAAAACATTGGCTGACTTGCTGAATGCAGGTGCACTTCCTGTTAAATTGACAGAAGTATATTCTACAAGTGTTGGAGCACAGTTTGGTGACGAAGCACTGAAAGATACCGTATTTGCAGGTATAGTCGGTGTGGGACTTGTCTTCTTGTTCATGCTGTTCTATTACCGTTTACCAGGTTTAATTGCGGTTATTACTCTTTCTGTTTTTGTGTACTTGAACCTGCTCGTTCTTGACTTGATGAACGGGGTGCTGACACTGCCGGGAATCGCCGCGGTTATACTCGGTGTTGGGATGGCGGTCGATGCCAACATCATCACATATGAACGGATTAAGGATGAGCTTAAAGTTGGAAAAACCCTGAAATCGGCCTACCAAGCTGGTAACAAAAACTCGATTTCAACTATTATTGACGCTAACCTGACAACCATTCTTGCAAGTGTTATATTGTTCGCATATGGTACAAGCTCTGTTAGAGGATTTGCGACATTGCTGATTGTCAGCATCCTTGTAAGCTTCATCACGGCTGTTTATGGAACAAGATTGTTGCTTGGACTTATCGTTAACAGCAAAGCGTTCAATAAAAAGCCGTCATGGTTTGGTGTAAATAAAAAGGATATTAAACATATCGGCGAAAACTATGACACACTTACATTGCCGACAAAGTTTGATCGTCTTGATTTTGTTAAATACAAAAACATCTTCTTTACTGTTTCAAGTGTGCTCGTTGTTGCGGGTATCATTGTAATTGCTGTCTTCAGGCTTAACCTTGGTATTGACTTCTCAGCAGGTTCAAGGATTGAAATTTCCTCAGATAAACCATTAACAACTGAAGCGGTGCAAGCTGATTTGGATGCACTGAATATACATGCTGAGGATATTACCCTTTCAGGTGATAATAATGAAAAAGCGGCAATACGCATAAAAGGCGATGATTTAAGCCAAAAGAAAGTGGCTGAATTAAAAACGGCTATGCATGATAAATACGGTACCGATCCGAATATCAGCACTGTTTCGCCAACAGTCGGAAAAGAATTAGCCAAAAACGCTTTTATTGCCATCATCTTGGCATCATTAGGTATCATTCTTTATGTAACGATACGTTTTGAAATATATATGGCAATGGCTGCTATCATTGCATTGCTTCATGATGCATTCTTTATTATTGTAATCTTCAGCTTCACACGTCTTGAAGTAGATATAACCTTTATCGCGGCAGTGCTGACAATTGTCGGTTATTCTATCAATGACACGATTGTTACGTTTGACCGTATCCGTGAAAATCTTGTGAAGAAGAAAAGAATCAAAACAGCACAGGAAATTAAGGATATTATTAACACAAGTATCCGCCAGACGTTCACACGCTCACTCAATACGGTTCTTACAGTTGTTATTTGTGTAATTGCCCTGTTGATTTTTGGAAGCGAGTCTATCAGAAACTTCTCAATAGCATTATTGATTGGATTAATCGGCGGAGCATATTCTTCTATCTTCATTGCCTCCCAATTATGGTATGTATGGAAGAAGAAAGAGCTTAAGAAAAAAGGCGTTCTGATTACAATGAAGGAAAAACGCAAAAATTCAGATGAGCCACAAGTATAATGAAGGAACAGGACCTTGTAAGAGGTCCTGTTTTTTGTTGTTTCTGCATTTTAAAAAAAACATGTTTTGAAGGATTGCTATTAAGGGAAAGTTATCAAGAAGACCTATATTTTTTTTGGAGGTAATTATGAAAATTCAGTGGAATTTATTATTTGGAATTATTTTTGCCGTTATTGTGGCAGTATTTGCAGTAATTAATGTCGATTCTGTTACGGTCAACTATTTGTTGGGAACAGGACAATGGCCGCTTATCCTTGTTATTCTGATTTCTGTTTTGCTGGGCGGCTTGATGATCGGTTCTGCCGGCTTAATTAAAATTTATTCCCTGCAAAGAAAGTGGAAGGCTGCTGTTAAGGAAAAAGATGCCCTGCAATTACGAGTACAGGAGCTTGAACCATTAGAGCCTGGCAGCACAGAATCTGTTGATCCAATCTCTGTCCCATCGAAATAATATTTCTGTTAAAAAGCTTATGCCTTCACGCATAAGCTTTTTTTCTGTGTCAGCTAGTTCTGTGAACGCCTCCTTCTTCCACTAACAAACATTGAAAGGAACACCTCTAACTTGTATAATGATAGATTGAGGTGATATGATGCTGCATTCAAAAACTAGATGGATTGTAGAAGACAAAGATAAGAAAGATGCTGCAATACTTGCAGACCAGTTAAAAATCACACCTCTTGTAGCAAGTTTACTAGTAAACAGAGGATATGATAACCGCGAAAAAGCGGAGAATTTTTTATACAGCAGAGACAATTTTCATGACCCATTCCTAATGAAGGGGATGGATATAGCAGTCAAACGAATAAAGGAAGCAATAGAAAAAGGGGAACCAATCCTCATCTTTGGCGATTACGATGCAGATGGTGTAACAAGCACTACAGTCATGATGAAAACGTTGGAGGATATGGGAGCAGATGTGCAATTTTATATTCCCAACCGTTTCACAGAAGGCTATGGCCCTAATGAAGGGGCATTTCGGTATGCCGCAAGTATTGGCATTAAATTGATTATCACAGTGGATACTGGCATTGCAGCAGTTAAGGAAGCAGATGTTGCTAAAGAGCTAGGAATTGACTATATCGTAACAGATCATCATGAACCAGGCCCAGTGCTGCCTGATGCAATGGCCATTATTCATCCAAGACTTGAAGGAAGTGATTATCCGTTTCATGAGCTTGCGGGGGTTGGCGTAGCTTTAAAAGTTGCTCATGCCCTGTACGGAGAGCTTCCTGAACAGCTTCTGCAATTTGCAGCTATTGGAACGATTGCCGATCTTGTTTCTCTGACAGGGGAAAACAGAGTTATTGCTAAGCTTGGAATTAAGAAGTTGAAGCAAACAACTAATACTGGCTTGAAGGCATTGCTGAAACAGATGAATACAGAAGCAAGTGGGATAGATGAAGAAACAATCGGCTTTATGATTGCGCCGCGCATTAATGCAGTCGGCAGATTAGACAGTGCAGATCCTGCAGTTGAGCTGTTGTTAACAGATGACCCTGACATTGCTGCATCTCTTGCAGAAGAGATGGAAGCAACAAACAAGGAAAGACAAGCAATTGTTAACCAAATTACAGAAGAAGCGATGGAACAGGTAGAATCCTTATATCCGCTAGAAGATAACAGGGTGCTTATCGTTGGAAAAGAGGGATGGAATCCGGGCGTAGTTGGTATCGTTGCGTCAAGACTTGTCGAGAAGTACTACAGGCCTACAATCGTGCTGGGGTTTGACCAGGAAAAAGGAATTGCAAAAGGATCTGCCCGAAGTATTGCTGGTTTTGATTTGTATCAGAATCTGTCAACATGCAGGGAGCTTCTGCCTCATTTCGGAGGACATCCAATGGCTGCGGGTATGACGTTAGCGATTGAGGATGTGCAGGAGCTCAGAGAACGTCTCAATAGTCTTGCATTTGAACAGCTAAAGCCTACGGATTTAATTCCATTAACAGCTGTTGATATGAAAATTGACTTGAAGGATGCCCATTTAAGTGCAATTGAAGAAATGCAGCTCCTTGCGCCATTTGGAGTTGATAATGCGAAGCCGCGTATTGTGATTGAGCAGGTTGAAATTGGCACGATAAGAAAAATAGGTGCAAATCAAAATCATCTTAAGCTGCAATTTGTCCAGAATGAAAGCAATCTGGATGGAATTGGTTTTGGCATCGGTGAACTATATGACCATATATCACCAAGCGCAAAGCTTTCTGTATTAGGACAGCTTTCCATTAACGAATGGAATAATATTAAAAAACCGCAAATATTTATTCAGGATATTGCTGTGAATCATTGGCAGCTTTTTGATTATCGAGGTATTCGTAATATGGAGAAGCTTGAAGCGGCCATTCCAGCAGATAGTGCAACATGGATTTTCTTTAATAAAGAGTCCGTAACAGAGGAATTGGTTAAGCTAATCAAGGATTACAAAATAATTGAAAATCATGATGATGCAGCATCCTTTCAAACAGATAATCGCATACTAGTATTAGCAGATTTTCCTAGCAATAAAGAGATTGTCCAGCAATTATTATCAAGTTCCGCTCCAGAGAGGATTTATGCAAGCTTTTTTAAGCAGGATAGCGACTTTTTCAGCACAATGCCGACAAGGGATCATTTCAAATGGTATTACTCCTTTCTTGCCAAGCAGGATGGGTTTGACCTTAAAAAGTTTGGTGGAGAACTGGCAAAACGCCAAGGTTGGAGTAAAGAAACAATTGTTTTTATGTCAAAGGTGTTTTTTGAGCTGAATTTTGTTACAATGAAGGATGGGTTTATTTCGCTGAATAAGAATAGCAATAGAAGGGATTTAACAGAGTCTCCTTCTTTTCAACAGAAACAAGCACAATTTTCGCTCGAAAATGAATTAATATACTCGTCTTATGAGCAATTAAAGAATTGGTTTGATCTTATTCTTCAGAAATCCGTTAAGAATGAGGAGGAAGTGCAAGAATGGATTTAAAACAGTACGTAACAATTGTGGAAGATTGGCCAAAACCAGGCATTCGTTTCAAAGATATCACTACGCTTATGGATAATGGTGAAGCATATAGATACGCAACAAACCAGATTGTAGAATATGCGAAAGAAAAGGAAATCGATATTGTTGTCGGACCAGAAGCTCGCGGCTTTATTATCGGCTGTCCTGTTGCTTATTCACTTGGTGTTGGTTTTGCACCAGTTCGTAAGGAAGGAAAGCTGCCAAGAGAAACAATCAAAGTTTCTTACGGTCTTGAATACGGCAAGGATGTTTTAACAATCCATAAGGATGCAATTAAACCAGGTCAAAGAGTGCTTATTACAGATGATTTGCTAGCAACAGGCGGAACAATTGATGCTACGATTAAGCTTGTAGAGGAACTTGGCGGTGTTGTAGCGGGAATTGCTTTCTTGATTGAATTGTCTTACCTTGAAGGACGCAAGAACCTTGATGGCTACGATATTTTGACATTAATGGAATATTGATTTAACGATAAAGAGCGCTGAAAATGCGCTCTTTTTTTGTTTCTGTTTATAATAGGGTAAGAGTATAGAGCGTAATTCGACTGCTTTCGACAAAAATTCTCTCTTTTTGCAAAAAAATTACATGGATTCTCTTTACATTCTTGCGCTTTTTTTTAATAATAGAAATAATCATTCTAAAATTGTTTTAATTCTATTATAAATTGCATGATGCAATATAAGGAAAAACATATAGCGGGATAGATAAATAGTCGGAATTATGATAAATTCTAAGAATACACTCGGAATATGAAAGGTGATTACATGGCGAATGATCAAGTGTTAACCGCCGAACAAGTCATCGATAAGACAAGAGGATATTTAAACGAAGAGCATACGGAGTTCATACAAAAAGCCTATGAATTTGCCCAAAATGCTCATCGTGAACAATATAGAAAATCTGGTGAGCCATATATTATCCATCCTATTCAAGTGGCTGGAATTCTTGCTGATTTGCAAATGGATCCGGCTACTGTAGCTGCAGGTTTTCTCCATGATGTTGTTGAAGATACGGATATCACATTAGATGATATAAGTGATAGCTTCAGCAATGAAGTGGCCATGCTCGTTGACGGCGTTACAAAACTAGGGAAGATCAAATACAAATCCCACGAAGAACAGCAAGCAGAAAATCATCGCAAAATGTTTGTAGCAATGGCGCAGGATATTAGGGTCATCCTAATCAAGCTTGCGGACAGGCTTCATAACATGCGCACATTAAAGCACCTACCTGCTGAAAAGCAGCGCCGCATTTCAAATGAAACGCTTGAAATTTTCGCACCTTTAGCCCACAGACTAGGGATATCTACAATTAAATGGGAGCTCGAAGATACAGCTCTGCGTTATATGAATCCACAGCAATATTATCGAATTGTTAACTTAATGAAAAAGAAGCGCGCTGAGCGTGAACAATATTTAGAAGAAGTTGTTTCCGAAATACGCGAAGGCACAGGTGAAGTGAAGATCCAGTCAGATATCTCTGGCAGACCTAAGCATATTTACAGCATCTATCGCAAGATGGTGCTGCAGAATAAGCAATTTAATGAGATATATGATTTGCTGGCAGTACGAATTGTCGTTAACAGCATTAAGGACTGTTATGCAGTACTTGGAATCATTCATACACGCTGGAAGCCGATGCCAGGCCGTTTCAAAGACTATATAGCTATGCCTAAGGCAAATATGTACCAATCCTTGCATACAACAGTTATCGGTCCGAAAGGGGATCCCCTTGAGGTTCAAATACGTACAACAGAGATGCATCGCATTGCAGAGTTCGGGATTGCAGCTCACTGGGCATATAAAGAAGGAAAAACAGTCGATGAAGGCTCCTCCTTTGAAGAAAAGCTGTCATGGTTCAGGGAAATTCTTGATTTCCAAGAAGACAGTATTAACGCAGAGGAATTTATGGAAAGTCTGAAAATCGATTTGTTCTCTGACATGGTATTTGTGTTCACACCAAAAGGCGATGTATTTGAACTGCCTTCAGGATCTGTTCCAATTGATTTCGCATACCGAATTCACTCTGAAATCGGTAATAAAACTATTGGTGCAAAAGTGAACGGAAAGATGGTAACAC
This window encodes:
- a CDS encoding post-transcriptional regulator — its product is MPSEHLYDHFRHQVKPALKSKLEEFHLLGYDTIDEGELWFFLTKKKWKKPSSDYRIAEIVQDVMNVKVVDFMNFATLEAYKAEDYFATLTSEEKKELLK
- a CDS encoding adenine phosphoribosyltransferase translates to MDLKQYVTIVEDWPKPGIRFKDITTLMDNGEAYRYATNQIVEYAKEKEIDIVVGPEARGFIIGCPVAYSLGVGFAPVRKEGKLPRETIKVSYGLEYGKDVLTIHKDAIKPGQRVLITDDLLATGGTIDATIKLVEELGGVVAGIAFLIELSYLEGRKNLDGYDILTLMEY
- the secDF gene encoding protein translocase subunit SecDF; the encoded protein is MVKRSRIVAFLLIVVVFAGLMGGTTNNILKNIKLGLDLQGGFEVLYQVEPIDKSQKINEEILNSTAKALDKRINVLGVSEPIIQIEGKDRVRVQLAGVTDQNKARELLSTEANLSFRDINDKELMDGSDLVEGGAAQAFDENGKPSVTLKLKSAEKFKDVTTEVLGNPLVIWLDFEDGDSYADEAAKADPKYLSNPMVSNVLNTDTVSITGNFTVQEAKTLADLLNAGALPVKLTEVYSTSVGAQFGDEALKDTVFAGIVGVGLVFLFMLFYYRLPGLIAVITLSVFVYLNLLVLDLMNGVLTLPGIAAVILGVGMAVDANIITYERIKDELKVGKTLKSAYQAGNKNSISTIIDANLTTILASVILFAYGTSSVRGFATLLIVSILVSFITAVYGTRLLLGLIVNSKAFNKKPSWFGVNKKDIKHIGENYDTLTLPTKFDRLDFVKYKNIFFTVSSVLVVAGIIVIAVFRLNLGIDFSAGSRIEISSDKPLTTEAVQADLDALNIHAEDITLSGDNNEKAAIRIKGDDLSQKKVAELKTAMHDKYGTDPNISTVSPTVGKELAKNAFIAIILASLGIILYVTIRFEIYMAMAAIIALLHDAFFIIVIFSFTRLEVDITFIAAVLTIVGYSINDTIVTFDRIRENLVKKKRIKTAQEIKDIINTSIRQTFTRSLNTVLTVVICVIALLIFGSESIRNFSIALLIGLIGGAYSSIFIASQLWYVWKKKELKKKGVLITMKEKRKNSDEPQV
- a CDS encoding LapA family protein: MKIQWNLLFGIIFAVIVAVFAVINVDSVTVNYLLGTGQWPLILVILISVLLGGLMIGSAGLIKIYSLQRKWKAAVKEKDALQLRVQELEPLEPGSTESVDPISVPSK
- a CDS encoding RelA/SpoT family protein is translated as MANDQVLTAEQVIDKTRGYLNEEHTEFIQKAYEFAQNAHREQYRKSGEPYIIHPIQVAGILADLQMDPATVAAGFLHDVVEDTDITLDDISDSFSNEVAMLVDGVTKLGKIKYKSHEEQQAENHRKMFVAMAQDIRVILIKLADRLHNMRTLKHLPAEKQRRISNETLEIFAPLAHRLGISTIKWELEDTALRYMNPQQYYRIVNLMKKKRAEREQYLEEVVSEIREGTGEVKIQSDISGRPKHIYSIYRKMVLQNKQFNEIYDLLAVRIVVNSIKDCYAVLGIIHTRWKPMPGRFKDYIAMPKANMYQSLHTTVIGPKGDPLEVQIRTTEMHRIAEFGIAAHWAYKEGKTVDEGSSFEEKLSWFREILDFQEDSINAEEFMESLKIDLFSDMVFVFTPKGDVFELPSGSVPIDFAYRIHSEIGNKTIGAKVNGKMVTLDYKLKTGDIVEIHTSKHSYGPSQDWIKIAQTSQAKNKIRQFFKKQRKEENVEKGKELVEKEIRNMEFDLKEILTPENIKTVLEKFNFVGEEDMYAAVGYNGITALQVANRLTEKWRRKRDAEQSATISNAVAELKSFPSTKKRASGVRVTGIDNLLIRLSRCCNPVPGDEIVGFITKGRGVSVHRSDCTNIDTEDAKARLIPVEWETALNDRKEYNVEIEISGYDRRGLLNEVLQAVNESQTNISAVSGKSDRNKMATITMSILILNVNHLHKVVERIKQIPDVYSVRRIMN
- the recJ gene encoding single-stranded-DNA-specific exonuclease RecJ: MLHSKTRWIVEDKDKKDAAILADQLKITPLVASLLVNRGYDNREKAENFLYSRDNFHDPFLMKGMDIAVKRIKEAIEKGEPILIFGDYDADGVTSTTVMMKTLEDMGADVQFYIPNRFTEGYGPNEGAFRYAASIGIKLIITVDTGIAAVKEADVAKELGIDYIVTDHHEPGPVLPDAMAIIHPRLEGSDYPFHELAGVGVALKVAHALYGELPEQLLQFAAIGTIADLVSLTGENRVIAKLGIKKLKQTTNTGLKALLKQMNTEASGIDEETIGFMIAPRINAVGRLDSADPAVELLLTDDPDIAASLAEEMEATNKERQAIVNQITEEAMEQVESLYPLEDNRVLIVGKEGWNPGVVGIVASRLVEKYYRPTIVLGFDQEKGIAKGSARSIAGFDLYQNLSTCRELLPHFGGHPMAAGMTLAIEDVQELRERLNSLAFEQLKPTDLIPLTAVDMKIDLKDAHLSAIEEMQLLAPFGVDNAKPRIVIEQVEIGTIRKIGANQNHLKLQFVQNESNLDGIGFGIGELYDHISPSAKLSVLGQLSINEWNNIKKPQIFIQDIAVNHWQLFDYRGIRNMEKLEAAIPADSATWIFFNKESVTEELVKLIKDYKIIENHDDAASFQTDNRILVLADFPSNKEIVQQLLSSSAPERIYASFFKQDSDFFSTMPTRDHFKWYYSFLAKQDGFDLKKFGGELAKRQGWSKETIVFMSKVFFELNFVTMKDGFISLNKNSNRRDLTESPSFQQKQAQFSLENELIYSSYEQLKNWFDLILQKSVKNEEEVQEWI